A region of Arabidopsis thaliana chromosome 5, partial sequence DNA encodes the following proteins:
- a CDS encoding uncharacterized protein (unknown protein; BEST Arabidopsis thaliana protein match is: unknown protein (TAIR:AT4G06688.1); Has 30201 Blast hits to 17322 proteins in 780 species: Archae - 12; Bacteria - 1396; Metazoa - 17338; Fungi - 3422; Plants - 5037; Viruses - 0; Other Eukaryotes - 2996 (source: NCBI BLink).), producing MEIINVTVEAEYIVGVPELNELLSVRTFIALALPTEEFIELFKVVLEGKTLWNSFTLDRFIEVNRNLRMSPPRQLHHVPPPPPIPQGTSARAIASRCKTLSKLMVEACEANKSFLMSTIDKKEYSWTLLVDNGSTEGARFTGTFRFTPRREGRSGRSPRRDRSPCCDSPRPSSRDGTNQRLELIAPLDRLLHPDRWVLLLSSHLLLLDLVAIILFKVRLPDRNMLSLGILLQGHRCLEGKFSSLEADLRSLSDSKQKLEDRVDHLSSELMKSNGSSKPVDCRSSFGRKLRDIVPDDENDVGLEPKTTSEQPPAAEPNETEPAFAEPEADQAFLLEC from the exons ATGGAGATTATAAACGTCACGGTGGAAGCCGAATATATAGTCGGAGTTCCCGAGTTGAACGAGCTTCTTAGCGTAAGAA cttTCATTGCCCTGGCTCTTCCGACTGAAGAATTTATCGAGTTATTCAAAGTGGTTCTCGAAGGCAAAACCCTTTGGAACTCGTTTACCCTCGACCGGTTCATAGAAGTCAACCGTAATCTTAGAATGAGTCCTCCTAGGCAACTTCATCATGTTCCGCCGCCTCCTCCCATACCTCAAGGAACATCAGCCCGGGCTATTGCTTCCCGGTGCAAGACGCTATCCAAACTGATGGTCGAGGCTTGCGAGGCAAACAAATCCTTCCTTATGTCTACTATTGACAAAAAGGAATACAGCTGGACTCTTTTAGTTGATAATGGTAGTACCGAAGGGGCTAGGTTCACCGGCACTTTCAGATTTACACCTCGTCGTGAGGGCCGTAGTGGTCGCTCTCCTCGAAGAGATCGATCTCCTTGCTGTGATTCTCCTCGACCTTCTTCCCGAGATG GGACAAATCAAAGGCTCGAACTGATCGCTCCCCTCGATCGTCTCCTCCACCCTGATCGATGGGTCCTCCTCCTATCGTcacatctccttcttctcgaCCTAGTGGCAATAATACTATTCAAAGTGCGACTCCCTGACAGGAATATGCTGAGTCTCGGGATACTTCTCCAAG GACATCGATGCTTGGAAGGGAAATTTTCTTCCCTCGAAGCCGACCTTCGCTCCCTCTCTGATTCTAAGCAAAAGTTGGAAGACCGAGTTGACCATCTCTCTTCCGAGCTCATGAAATCAAACG GCTCTAGCAAACCGGTTGATTGCCGAAGCTCTTTCGGTCGTAAACTACGAGACATCGTCCcagatgatgaaaatgatgtTGGGCTTGAACCGAAAACCACTTCCGAGCAACCCCCTGCCGCTGAACCGAATGAAACTGAGCCAGCTTTTGCTGAACCCGAG GCTGATCAGGCCTTTCTCTTAGAATGCTAG
- a CDS encoding hypothetical protein (DUF3287) (Protein of unknown function (DUF3287); CONTAINS InterPro DOMAIN/s: Protein of unknown function DUF3287 (InterPro:IPR021704); BEST Arabidopsis thaliana protein match is: Protein of unknown function (DUF3287) (TAIR:AT5G29050.1); Has 30201 Blast hits to 17322 proteins in 780 species: Archae - 12; Bacteria - 1396; Metazoa - 17338; Fungi - 3422; Plants - 5037; Viruses - 0; Other Eukaryotes - 2996 (source: NCBI BLink).), translating into MENKGASTVCPLDPGSPLFFPHAAFHFPPKDKKEAYDFIDKAVSRPQKANARGLHRSCRKEGSRLCSGCIYARDQVLGPVNAPVEVIPSDSEEDDDEDEDSNPWKRVKNDKKNEASNSNLEPAMKELGKLDGVSVSANNFDLKWDCDLEGVGMMDEDIPNVPDRKPSPPRDFFRSQIRAPCALIKELSDRDQEIAMAFIKDLAVQHQKRSLEKKKLQKKINQMLRRVTAISRELHTLNTILDLASQGV; encoded by the exons ATGGAAAACAAAGGAGCCTCCACCGTTTGTCCTCTCGATCCTGGCAGTCCACTGTTCTTTCCTCATGCCGCTTTCCACTTCCCCCCGAAGGATAAGAAAGAGGCGTACGACTTCATCGACAAG GCAGTGTCTAGGCCTCAAAAGGCAAACGCTCGAGGCCTGCATCGCTCGTGTAGAAAGGAAG GATCCCGACTATGCTCTGGATGTATCTATGCTCGCGATCAAGTCCTCGGACCCGTGAACGCTCCTGTCGAGGTGATCCCATCCGACAGCGAAGAAGATGACGACGAGGATGAGGACAGCAACCCCTGGAAGCGTGTGAAAAATGACAAGAAAAACGAAGCGTCCAATTCGAACCTTGAGCCGGCGATGAAGGAGCTT GGCAAACTGGATGGTGTGAGTGTTTCCGCGAATAACTTTGATCTTAAATGGGATTGCGACCTCGAAGG GGTCGGAATGATGGATGAGGACATCCCAAACGTGCCGGACAGAAAGCCTTCTCCACCTCGCGACTTCTTTAGGTCCCAAATCCGAGCTCCATGTGCACTGATCAAGGAACTTTCAGACAGAGACCAAGAAATCGCGATGGCATTCATCAAAGATCTTGCAGTTCAGCATCAGAAGCGTTcattagaaaagaagaaactgcaaaagaagatcaatcaGATGCTACGAAGGGTCACCGCGATATCAAGGGAGCTTCACACCCTTAACACCATCCTTGACCTCGCTAGCCAAGGAGTCTAA